The following proteins are co-located in the Triticum aestivum cultivar Chinese Spring chromosome 1A, IWGSC CS RefSeq v2.1, whole genome shotgun sequence genome:
- the LOC123064514 gene encoding disease resistance protein RGA2, with translation MEAIISAVLGDLVGRAISFVVKKLREQTTSEEDLQRLRQLLLRVSAVVEEAEGRRVTNRGMIHQASTMREQMFRGYYLLDTFRSREKEADDEEVSRFLFAQSNFNPAKRIRCLSSNSQIESTVIGRESSQELKQVVLGLESVVADMKEFAIFLMSYPRMYQQPYGAYLFVDKYMFCRQMEREQAISFLLQAEPPGNGNVGVLPIVGPARVGKSTLADHVCNDERVQNHFSLILLYTGNDLKDETVTSFRDHCTIKHQNIGLDEKRLLVVIELLGDVDKGAWKRLLHLYELYMPHGSKIIITSRSEKTASLGTTEAVRLNYLSKEAYWYFFRTLVFGSTDPEEHPKLTSIAMEIALEMRESFLYAYIIAALLRENISARFWCRVLRHLREHRQKNILLLGECPVDEEQPRYVWSMAKRRQGSEDIKFYLQGCDPQKGPASHGEIPKITVMDLISGTWSAMPRGKFEVLSWRSVIPPYYSYTTVCEFVRHESSTTA, from the coding sequence ATGGAAGCAATCATTTCTGCGGTTCTTGGTGATCTTGTCGGCAGAGCTATATCCTTCGTGGTCAAGAAGCTCCGCGAGCAGACAACCTCTGAGGAGGATCTGCAGAGGCTGCGCCAGCTGCTTCTGAGGGTAAGTGCCGTTGTTGAGGAGGCCGAGGGGCGGCGTGTCACAAACCGAGGGATGATACATCAGGCTAGCACGATGAGAGAGCAAATGTTCAGAGGGTACTACCTTCTTGACACCTTCAGGTCCAGAGAGAAGGAGGCCGATGATGAGGAGGTGagtcgcttcttgtttgctcaatCCAATTTCAATCCGGCTAAGCGTATTCGCTGTCTTTCTAGCAACAGTCAGATTGAGAGCACGGTAATTGGTAGAGAAAGCAGTCAGGAGTTGAAACAGGTTGTTCTTGGCCTAGAAAGCGTGGTTGCTGATATGAAGGAGTTTGCTATATTTCTGATGAGCTACCCTCGCATGTACCAGCAACCCTATGGGGCATATTTATTTGTGGACAAGTATATGTTTTGCCGCCAAATGGAGAGGGAACAAGCCATCAGCTTCTTGCTACAAGCTGAGCCTCCAGGGAATGGAAATGTGGGCGTCCTTCCAATTGTTGGTCCTGCACGAGTTGGGAAGAGCACTCTTGCGGACCATGTTTGCAATGATGAGCGTGTGCAGAATCACTTCTCCTTGATCTTGCTCTACACTGGAAACGACCTTAAAGATGAAACAGTGACAAGTTTTAGAGATCATTGTACGATCAAGCATCAAAATATTGGCTTGGATGAAAAAAGGTTGTTGGTTGTCATTGAGCTCTTAGGGGATGTGGACAAAGGGGCATGGAAGAGGCTGCTACACTTGTATGAACTATACATGCCACATGGGAGCAAAATCATAATCACCAGCCGATCAGAGAAGACAGCCAGTCTTGGAACAACGGAAGCTGTCAGGCTAAATTATTTGTCAAAAGAAGCTTACTGGTATTTCTTCAGGACGCTCGTGTTTGGTAGCACGGATCCGGAGGAGCACCCAAAGCTAACATCCATTGCCATGGAGATAGCCCTAGAGATGCGTGAATCTTTCTTATACGCATATATCATTGCTGCCTTACTGAGAGAAAATATTAGTGCTCGGTTCTGGTGCAGGGTTCTCAGACACCTTAGGGAGCACAGGCAGAAGAATATCTTGTTGTTAGGTGAATGTCCTGTTGATGAAGAACAGCCACGGTATGTTTGGAGCATGGCCAAAAGGCGGCAAGGTTCTGAGGATATTAAGTTCTATCTGCAAGGGTGTGACCCTCAAAAAGGGCCTGCTTCTCATGGCGAGATTCCAAAGATAACAGTGATGGATCTTATATCTGGCACCTGGAGTGCTATGCCACGGGGAAAATTTGAGGTCTTGTCCTGGAGGTCTGTTATACCACCGTACTACAGCTACACAACTGTTTGTGAGTTTGTCCGGCACGAGAGTAGTACCACAGCATAG
- the LOC123064525 gene encoding disease resistance protein RGA2-like: protein METFISAVLGDLAGRAISFVVDKCREQGTEEDDLQRLHQLLLRLRVIIEEAEGRCVTNRGMICQVSMMRKQMFRGHYLLDTFKCREKKTDDEEVSRSLFIQSKFNPAKRFRRLSSGTQIESIEIGRDISKELKQLVLALETVVVDMKEFAIFMMSYPRMCREPYGAYLFFDKCMFGRQMEREQAISFLLQPEPLGGENLGVLPIVGPGLIGKSTLVEHVCDDERVHNHFSLILLYNGNDLKDETAMPFRDHCVVKHQNMASGKERLLVVIELLGDVDEEAWKRLLHSAESCMTCGSKIIVTSRSEKMVRFGTAEAIKLSCLSEEAYWYFFKMLVFGSTDPEEHPRLTSIAMELALRMCGSFISACVIATLLRENLSAWFWCRVLRSFRKYMQKNLLLFGEYRDVDKSRYIMTIAETQRVSKDLKLFLLYPSYQKGPAAQGEVPRITVVDVLFSRRSTVPQGKFEVLCWRSVIPPYYNYIYVCEFVQHKNTTP from the coding sequence ATGGAGACATTCATTTCTGCAGTTCTTGGTGATCTTGCTGGCAGAGCCATATCATTCGTGGTCGACAAGTGCCGTGAGCAGGGAACCGAGGAAGACGATCTGCAGAGGCTGCATCAGCTGCTTCTGAGGTTACGTGTCATCATCGAGGAGGCCGAGGGGCGGTGTGTCACCAACCGAGGGATGATCTGTCAAGTTAGCATGATGAGAAAGCAAATGTTCAGAGGGCACTACCTACTCGACACCTTCAAGTGCAGAGAGAAGAAGACCGACGATGAGGAGGTGAGTCGCTCCCTGTTCATTCAATCCAAATTTAACCCCGCAAAGCGCTTTCGCCGCCTTTCTAGCGGCACTCAAATTGAGAGCATAGAAATTGGTAGAGACATCAGTAAGGAGTTGAAACAGCTTGTTCTTGCCCTGGAAACCGTGGTTGTTGATATGAAGGAGTTTGCTATATTTATGATGAGCTATCCTCGCATGTGCCGCGAACCTTATGGTGCATATTTATTTTTTGACAAGTGTATGTTCGGTCGCCAAATGGAGAGGGAACAAGCCATCAGCTTCTTGCTACAACCTGAGCCTCTAGGGGGTGAGAATCTGGGTGTTCTTCCGATCGTTGGTCCTGGACTTATTGGGAAAAGCACTCTTGTGGAACATGTTTGCGACGATGAGCGTGTGCACAATCACTTCTCCTTGATCTTGCTCTACAATGGAAATGACCTTAAAGATGAAACTGCAATGCCTTTTAGAGATCATTGCGTGGTCAAGCATCAAAATATGGCCTCGGGTAAAGAAAGGTTGTTGGTTGTCATTGAACTCTTAGGGGATGTGGACGAAGAGGCATGGAAGAGGCTGCTGCATTCTGCTGAAAGTTGCATGACATGTGGGAGCAAAATCATAGTGACTAGCCGATCAGAGAAGATGGTCAGGTTTGGAACAGCGGAAGCTATCAAGCTAAGTTGTTTGTCTGAAGAAGCTTACTGGTATTTCTTCAAGATGCTTGTGTTTGGAAGCACGGATCCGGAGGAGCACCCAAGGTTAACATCCATAGCCATGGAGCTAGCCCTCAGGATGTGCGGATCTTTCATCTCTGCATGTGTTATTGCCACTTTACTGAGAGAAAATCTCAGTGCCTGGTTCTGGTGCAGGGTTCTCAGAAGCTTTAGGAAGTACATGCAGAAGAATTTATTGTTGTTCGGTGAATATCGTGACGTGGATAAGTCTCGGTATATTATGACCATTGCTGAAACACAGCGAGTTTCTAAGGATCTTAAGCTCTTTCTGCTCTATCCTAGTTATCAAAAAGGGCCGGCTGCTCAGGGTGAAGTTCCGAGGATAACAGTGGTAGATGTTCTATTCAGTAGACGGAGCACTGTGCCACAGGGCAAATTTGAGGTCTTGTGCTGGAGGTCTGTCATACCACCATACTACAACTATATATATGTTTGTGAGTTTGTGCAGCACAAGAACACCACACCGTAA